A window from Litorilinea aerophila encodes these proteins:
- a CDS encoding sugar phosphate isomerase/epimerase family protein, translated as MTEAQFYLSAFGDEIADDLGEQLALLRQLAVGHLELRGVWGKNVLHLTDEEVARLKQECDQQQIGISSIGSPIGKSPLADPIDREVANLHRICQIAEALGTRRIRVFSFYPDDTSTNTHYDQYVEDVVARLARLTEVAAAEGMELLLENEKGIVGDTVARCHALLKGVNSPHLRFVWDPANFVQVGEERVTERGWPLLGDYVAHVHVKDAVLGDGGVRAAGEGDGQVDLLLEKLRDSGYRGFLGLEPHLAIAGHSSGFSGVSGMTYAVETLRRLMERLGCPEVKPDWAVS; from the coding sequence ATGACGGAAGCACAATTTTACCTGAGCGCATTCGGCGACGAGATCGCGGACGATCTGGGCGAGCAGCTGGCCCTGCTGCGCCAGCTGGCGGTGGGTCACCTGGAGCTGCGGGGCGTCTGGGGCAAGAATGTCCTCCACCTGACCGATGAAGAGGTGGCCCGGCTGAAGCAGGAATGTGACCAGCAGCAGATCGGGATCAGCTCCATCGGCAGCCCCATCGGCAAGTCCCCCCTGGCTGATCCCATCGACCGGGAGGTGGCCAACCTCCATCGGATCTGCCAGATCGCCGAGGCCCTGGGCACCCGCCGGATCCGGGTCTTTTCCTTCTATCCCGACGACACCAGCACCAACACCCACTACGACCAGTATGTGGAGGATGTGGTGGCGCGGCTGGCCCGGCTGACGGAAGTGGCCGCGGCCGAGGGCATGGAGCTGCTGCTGGAGAATGAAAAGGGCATCGTGGGCGACACGGTGGCCCGCTGTCATGCCCTGTTGAAGGGGGTGAACAGCCCCCACCTGCGCTTCGTCTGGGACCCGGCCAACTTTGTCCAGGTCGGGGAAGAGCGGGTCACCGAGCGGGGCTGGCCGCTCCTGGGGGACTACGTGGCCCATGTGCATGTGAAGGATGCCGTCCTGGGTGACGGTGGGGTGCGGGCCGCCGGTGAAGGGGATGGCCAGGTCGACCTGTTGCTGGAGAAGCTGCGGGATAGCGGCTATCGAGGCTTCCTGGGGTTGGAGCCCCACCTGGCCATCGCCGGCCACAGCAGTGGCTTCAGCGGTGTATCCGGCATGACCTACGCGGTGGAGACCCTGCGCCGGCTCATGGAACGCCTGGGCTGCCCGGAAGTGAAACCTGACTGGGCCGTTTCCTGA